The following are encoded in a window of Candidatus Microthrix parvicella Bio17-1 genomic DNA:
- a CDS encoding potassium channel family protein: MGQGRRLTNALIVLVGVLVVGVVGYLLLGFSPLDAVYQTVTTVSTVGFGEVKPLSRLGMAFTIALIMVGVSSALYAFSVLVEGLIEGRINELFGRRRMNHSIASLRGHVIICGWGLVGQAIAEEVAEAGRELVIVDTDPDCLVGVDHRVIVGDATVDDVLRQAGIERAATLVAAVDGDAENSFITLSARSLRPDLFIVTRARSPESSEKLMRAGADRVVNPQSIGGVRMAAFVLHPHVAEFVDVVMHERSLEFRLEEVPVAEGSQLVGKSLRDTHLRDETGALVLALRRLDGSFQTNPSPDTAITIGEVIIAIGTQEELEALVAFAAP; the protein is encoded by the coding sequence ATGGGGCAGGGACGGCGTCTGACCAACGCATTGATCGTGTTGGTTGGCGTGCTGGTGGTGGGCGTCGTCGGCTACCTGCTGTTGGGGTTCAGCCCGCTCGACGCGGTGTACCAGACGGTCACCACGGTCTCGACAGTCGGTTTCGGCGAGGTCAAGCCGCTGTCCCGACTGGGTATGGCCTTCACCATCGCGCTGATCATGGTGGGTGTCTCCTCGGCGCTGTATGCGTTCAGCGTGCTGGTTGAGGGATTGATTGAGGGTCGCATCAACGAGTTGTTTGGGAGACGCCGTATGAATCATTCCATTGCATCGTTGCGTGGCCACGTGATCATTTGTGGTTGGGGTTTGGTTGGTCAGGCGATCGCCGAGGAGGTTGCCGAGGCGGGGCGGGAACTGGTGATCGTCGACACCGACCCCGACTGTTTGGTGGGGGTCGACCATCGGGTGATCGTTGGCGATGCCACCGTCGACGATGTGCTGCGTCAGGCCGGTATCGAGCGTGCTGCCACGCTGGTGGCCGCGGTTGATGGCGACGCCGAGAACTCGTTCATCACGTTGAGTGCCCGTTCGTTGAGGCCGGACCTGTTCATCGTCACGAGGGCCCGCAGCCCCGAGAGCAGCGAGAAGCTGATGCGGGCGGGCGCCGATCGGGTGGTCAACCCGCAGAGCATCGGCGGTGTCCGCATGGCGGCCTTTGTGCTGCATCCCCACGTGGCCGAATTTGTCGACGTGGTGATGCACGAACGTTCGCTTGAGTTCCGCCTGGAGGAGGTGCCGGTGGCCGAGGGTTCGCAGCTGGTGGGCAAGTCTCTGCGTGACACCCACCTGCGCGACGAGACCGGTGCGCTCGTGCTGGCGCTGCGGCGCCTGGACGGTTCCTTCCAGACCAACCCCTCGCCCGACACCGCAATCACGATCGGCGAGGTGATCATCGCCATTGGCACTCAGGAGGAACTGGAGGCGCTGGTGGCCTTCGCCGCCCCGTAA